A window of Methylomagnum ishizawai contains these coding sequences:
- a CDS encoding MupA/Atu3671 family FMN-dependent luciferase-like monooxygenase: MNPSVETADVLTREILELLAATAPESGRLSPAEFAARHQARPQPRKTLDFSIMFFSAAADAVPAAGLYDLLRRAAVSADRLGFAAIWLPERHFHRFGGAYPAPAVLAAVLADLTRRVRLRAGSITLPLDSPIRVAEAWAMVDQLSGGRVDLGFGNGWSPNDFVLAPECFAERKGILRERIEQVRGLWRGEALSFINGEGGRVPVRTWPRPVQAEPPIWIAATGNPETFAWAGAQGFNILTMLLGGTLQDTAGRVRVYREARRAAGLDPAGGRVALMLHTLVHPDRARVMAAVQEPFTRYVRDALDAQRHASPEGRALDETQREQMVRYATERYTRTAALFGPPEDCQALLREIAGADIDEIACLIDFGPETDLVLEALPHLAGLRDQWNGVPACHPAPEPAAIATPNHSPIAIIGMSGSFPGAPDLAALAEALAANTSALRPPPPGRYGAETPALALGGFIDEVEWFDPTPFRLSPAEAAVMDPHQRLLLSAARRCFADAGLSPAAVAGTATGVFLALYSDSHSARQPTPPNGQPDPLAATGRIHALAANRISHVFDLAGPSEVVATACSSGLVAVHRAVQAVRAGECAMALVAAASLLLSDGESRALGGLGILSPEGRCRPFDRAANGQARGEGVCALLLKPLDAALAAGDPIHAVIRGSATNHSGAASGSLLLPNANRQADCMAQALADADVPLAGLGYIEAHGAGGAGDLAELAAFAEVWRRQGAVPHEPGIALASGKAAMGSLDAAGGLAGLARAVLAVREGMLPGLAAGGDLGADSPLAGTPFYLNRQPRPWTGPETRRAGVHAYGLGGVNAHVIVEAPPRPRPAASPPPPEQPLHFPLPPETCGSVPVPAPASVVGDFYDYVTRDDHGRFEETYLTLAPFPEPVPGFSWTRTMQNPAAHPDHARLLLDKQREMRAVAFAPVDFAQARRMLDIGCGLGTDLIVLAETHPQLEGVGYTLSPAQAGAAGQRIAAWGLERRLTVRQGDSARDAFPGRFDLIFGFEVAHHIRDKDGLFANIAGALAPDGVLVLADTVAGTVAPVDLAAVGSYTLPRGDYARLFARHGLEIVDCVDLSQEIANFLVDPQLEAMLAAEADTARQLGRDHGFPLAEAVQRSWDAFGAALREGLMLYVLIHARPALPGGPTLAANLRMMEAA; the protein is encoded by the coding sequence GTGAATCCATCTGTGGAAACCGCCGATGTCCTGACCCGCGAAATCCTCGAACTCCTGGCCGCGACCGCGCCGGAATCCGGGCGCTTGTCCCCCGCCGAATTCGCGGCCCGGCATCAGGCCCGCCCCCAGCCGCGCAAGACCCTGGATTTCAGCATCATGTTCTTTTCCGCCGCCGCCGACGCGGTGCCCGCCGCCGGGTTGTATGATCTGCTGCGGCGGGCGGCGGTCAGCGCCGACCGGCTGGGGTTTGCCGCGATTTGGTTGCCGGAGCGGCATTTCCACCGTTTCGGCGGCGCTTATCCCGCGCCGGCGGTGTTGGCGGCGGTGTTGGCCGACCTGACCCGGCGGGTGCGTTTGCGGGCGGGCAGTATCACCTTGCCTTTGGATTCGCCGATCCGGGTCGCCGAGGCTTGGGCCATGGTCGATCAGCTTAGCGGGGGGCGGGTCGATCTCGGTTTCGGCAACGGTTGGAGTCCCAATGATTTCGTATTGGCCCCGGAGTGCTTCGCCGAACGCAAAGGCATCCTGCGCGAGCGTATCGAGCAGGTGCGCGGGCTGTGGCGCGGCGAGGCTTTGTCGTTCATCAATGGCGAGGGCGGGCGGGTTCCGGTGCGGACCTGGCCCCGGCCCGTGCAGGCGGAACCGCCGATCTGGATCGCCGCCACCGGCAACCCGGAAACTTTCGCCTGGGCCGGTGCCCAGGGGTTCAATATCCTGACCATGTTGCTCGGCGGCACGCTACAGGACACCGCCGGGCGGGTCCGGGTGTACCGAGAAGCCCGCCGCGCCGCCGGTTTGGACCCCGCAGGGGGCCGGGTGGCTTTGATGCTGCATACCCTGGTCCACCCCGACCGGGCGCGGGTGATGGCGGCGGTCCAGGAGCCGTTTACCCGCTATGTGCGCGACGCCCTCGACGCCCAGCGCCATGCCAGCCCGGAAGGCCGGGCCTTGGACGAGACCCAACGCGAACAGATGGTGCGCTATGCCACCGAGCGCTATACCCGTACCGCCGCCTTGTTCGGCCCGCCCGAAGATTGCCAAGCGCTGTTGCGGGAGATTGCCGGGGCCGATATCGACGAAATCGCTTGCTTGATCGATTTCGGCCCGGAAACGGATTTGGTCCTCGAAGCCTTGCCGCATCTGGCCGGACTGCGCGACCAGTGGAACGGCGTCCCGGCCTGCCATCCCGCGCCGGAACCCGCCGCCATCGCCACGCCGAACCATTCGCCCATCGCGATCATCGGCATGAGCGGCAGCTTTCCGGGTGCCCCGGATTTGGCGGCTTTGGCCGAGGCGCTGGCCGCTAATACCTCGGCCCTGCGTCCGCCGCCGCCAGGCCGTTATGGCGCGGAAACCCCGGCCTTGGCCTTGGGTGGTTTCATCGACGAGGTGGAATGGTTCGATCCCACGCCGTTCCGCTTGTCCCCGGCGGAAGCCGCCGTCATGGACCCACATCAGCGCTTGCTGCTGAGCGCGGCGCGGCGTTGTTTCGCCGATGCGGGGCTGTCCCCCGCAGCGGTGGCGGGCACGGCGACCGGGGTATTCCTGGCCTTGTATTCCGACAGCCATAGCGCCCGCCAGCCCACCCCGCCCAACGGCCAGCCCGATCCCTTGGCCGCGACCGGGCGCATCCATGCCTTGGCCGCCAACCGGATTTCCCATGTTTTCGATTTGGCCGGTCCCAGCGAGGTCGTCGCCACCGCGTGTTCTTCGGGACTGGTGGCGGTGCACCGTGCCGTGCAGGCTGTGCGGGCCGGGGAATGCGCCATGGCCTTGGTCGCGGCGGCCAGCCTCCTGCTTAGCGATGGCGAATCCCGCGCCCTGGGCGGCTTGGGTATCTTGTCGCCGGAGGGCCGTTGCCGTCCGTTCGACCGGGCGGCGAATGGACAAGCGCGGGGCGAAGGCGTCTGTGCCTTGCTCTTGAAACCATTGGACGCGGCCTTGGCGGCGGGCGATCCCATCCACGCGGTGATCCGGGGCAGCGCGACCAATCACAGCGGTGCGGCCAGCGGTTCCTTGCTCCTGCCCAACGCCAACCGCCAAGCCGATTGCATGGCGCAAGCCCTGGCCGATGCCGATGTGCCGCTGGCCGGTTTGGGCTATATCGAGGCCCATGGCGCGGGCGGGGCGGGCGATTTGGCGGAATTGGCGGCTTTCGCCGAAGTTTGGCGGCGACAGGGCGCGGTGCCCCACGAACCGGGAATCGCGCTGGCTTCCGGCAAGGCGGCGATGGGTTCCTTGGACGCGGCGGGGGGCTTGGCGGGTTTGGCGCGGGCGGTGTTGGCCGTGCGCGAGGGGATGTTGCCGGGTTTGGCGGCGGGGGGCGATTTGGGCGCGGACTCTCCTTTGGCCGGTACGCCCTTCTATTTGAACCGCCAGCCCCGGCCCTGGACCGGCCCGGAAACCCGCCGCGCCGGGGTCCATGCCTACGGACTGGGCGGGGTCAATGCCCATGTCATCGTCGAAGCCCCGCCCCGGCCCCGCCCGGCGGCATCGCCTCCGCCTCCCGAGCAACCCCTGCATTTCCCGCTGCCCCCGGAAACATGCGGTTCGGTCCCGGTTCCAGCCCCGGCTTCGGTGGTCGGCGATTTCTACGATTACGTCACCCGCGACGACCATGGCCGGTTCGAGGAAACCTATCTCACCCTCGCGCCTTTCCCGGAGCCGGTGCCGGGGTTCTCTTGGACCCGGACCATGCAGAACCCCGCCGCCCACCCGGACCATGCCCGCTTGTTGCTGGACAAGCAGCGCGAAATGCGGGCGGTGGCCTTCGCCCCGGTGGATTTCGCCCAGGCGCGGCGGATGCTGGATATCGGCTGCGGTTTGGGCACCGATTTGATCGTCCTCGCCGAAACCCATCCCCAACTCGAAGGCGTGGGCTATACCTTGTCTCCCGCCCAAGCCGGGGCGGCGGGACAGCGCATCGCGGCGTGGGGCTTGGAACGGCGCTTGACGGTGCGGCAGGGCGATTCGGCCCGCGATGCTTTTCCGGGCCGGTTCGACTTGATCTTCGGGTTCGAGGTGGCCCACCACATCCGCGACAAGGACGGGTTGTTCGCCAATATCGCCGGGGCGCTGGCTCCCGATGGCGTCCTGGTCCTGGCCGATACCGTGGCGGGCACGGTGGCCCCGGTGGACCTCGCGGCGGTGGGGAGCTACACCTTGCCGCGCGGCGACTACGCCCGTTTGTTCGCCCGCCATGGTCTGGAAATCGTCGATTGCGTGGACCTTTCGCAGGAAATCGCGAATTTCCTGGTCGATCCGCAATTGGAGGCGATGCTCGCCGCCGAGGCCGACACCGCCCGTCAACTGGGCCGCGATCACGGATTCCCGTTGGCCGAGGCGGTGCAGCGGTCTTGGGATGCTTTCGGCGCGGCCCTGCGCGAGGGGCTGATGCTTTATGTTTTGATCCATGCCCGCCCGGCCCTGCCGGGTGGCCCAACGCTGGCCGCGAATTTGCGAATGATGGAGGCTGCATGA